One Methanoculleus sp. 7T genomic window carries:
- a CDS encoding V-type ATP synthase subunit E family protein, whose translation MGLEAVVNEIREKGRKEVEAIRAGTRADVEEILRDAQARAAEIKMSAKEEADRTVTHVVNQEVSAANLVVKRQVLNAQKTLLDQVYSTSLAAVGDLPAEFHEKALTDLLKRAAKEIKKGVVHANERDLPVVEEIVSRLKTLSGYTVGAPVDIPGGIIVESTDGELQLDYSYSTFLDEVWESGLKDASDILFT comes from the coding sequence ATGGGACTCGAAGCAGTCGTCAACGAGATCAGGGAGAAAGGGCGAAAGGAGGTCGAGGCGATCCGGGCGGGGACCCGGGCCGACGTCGAGGAGATCCTCCGGGACGCACAAGCCCGTGCTGCCGAGATCAAGATGTCGGCCAAAGAGGAAGCGGACCGGACGGTCACCCACGTCGTCAACCAAGAGGTCTCTGCGGCCAACCTTGTCGTCAAGCGGCAGGTCTTGAACGCCCAGAAGACCCTCCTCGATCAGGTCTATTCGACCTCGCTCGCCGCTGTCGGTGATCTGCCTGCCGAGTTCCACGAGAAGGCGCTCACGGACCTGCTGAAGAGAGCGGCAAAGGAGATCAAGAAGGGCGTCGTGCACGCAAACGAGCGGGATCTCCCCGTGGTCGAGGAGATCGTCTCCCGGCTGAAGACTCTCTCGGGCTACACCGTGGGTGCGCCGGTCGATATCCCCGGCGGCATCATTGTTGAGAGCACCGACGGCGAGCTGCAGCTCGACTACAGCTACAGCACGTTCCTGGACGAAGTATGGGAATCCGGCCTGAAGGATGCGTCAGATATTCTGTTTACATAA